From Microthrixaceae bacterium, a single genomic window includes:
- a CDS encoding cold-shock protein yields the protein MATGTVKFFNAEKGYGFITREEGADVFVHFSNIQGSGYKTLEEGQNVKFDIAPGRKGDEAQNVRVV from the coding sequence TTGGCAACTGGCACCGTGAAGTTCTTCAACGCCGAGAAGGGCTACGGATTCATCACCCGAGAAGAGGGCGCAGACGTTTTCGTCCACTTCTCCAACATCCAGGGCTCCGGCTACAAGACGCTCGAAGAGGGCCAGAACGTCAAGTTCGACATCGCCCCCGGCCGCAAGGGCGACGAGGCACAGAACGTGCGGGTCGTCTGA
- a CDS encoding sulfite exporter TauE/SafE family protein: MSVDLVVVALAAFGCGVVNSMAGGGSLLLFPALTATGMGALAANVTNSVITLPGYVGGVVGFRGEVLEERRRIPPLVAATVAGSTLGCSLLLATSEASFDIVVPVLLGVASVLIALQPRVVASVGAGVVGRSRWAAPAGVLGATVYGGYFGAGLGVLLLAVLGVTIDAPFHRLNAIKAALSVADATVSLVVFGLFGPVEWWAVAVGAPATLVGGYVGARVSGLVSEAVLRRVVVVFGATAAVVFALT; this comes from the coding sequence ATGTCGGTCGACCTGGTGGTGGTGGCGCTCGCCGCGTTCGGCTGCGGTGTGGTCAACTCGATGGCCGGCGGCGGATCCCTTCTGTTGTTCCCGGCGCTGACTGCGACTGGCATGGGTGCGTTGGCGGCCAACGTCACCAACTCGGTCATCACCCTTCCTGGTTACGTCGGTGGTGTTGTCGGATTTCGGGGCGAGGTCCTCGAGGAACGCCGTCGCATCCCCCCGCTGGTGGCGGCAACGGTGGCCGGTTCCACACTCGGGTGCAGCCTGTTGCTTGCCACGTCGGAGGCTTCGTTCGACATCGTCGTCCCTGTACTTCTCGGGGTTGCCAGCGTTCTGATCGCACTCCAGCCCAGGGTGGTTGCCTCCGTTGGTGCCGGTGTCGTCGGACGGAGTCGCTGGGCCGCGCCAGCGGGCGTGCTTGGGGCCACCGTCTACGGCGGATATTTCGGTGCTGGCCTCGGCGTGTTGCTGCTGGCGGTACTGGGCGTCACCATCGATGCTCCCTTCCATCGGCTCAACGCGATCAAGGCGGCGTTGTCGGTTGCCGATGCCACCGTCAGCCTCGTTGTCTTCGGACTGTTCGGTCCGGTCGAGTGGTGGGCGGTAGCGGTGGGGGCTCCAGCCACCCTGGTAGGCGGCTATGTGGGAGCCCGGGTCTCGGGACTGGTTAGCGAGGCCGTGTTGCGTCGGGTGGTGGTGGTCTT